The following proteins come from a genomic window of Mammaliicoccus sp. Marseille-Q6498:
- the rapZ gene encoding RNase adapter RapZ yields the protein MQQVDKSNVKNELLVVTGMSGAGKSVALQELEDLGYFCVDNLPPILLQKFVDLMDQGNPSLSKVAIGIDLRGKDFFGDLRDELDYIQSEKRVIVDIIFLEADDKKLISRYKETRRTHPLSEEGSLLSAIEQERELLSDIKGISNFVIDTTDMKPKALKEELVEMFEKDPSTTFQVRVLSFGFKHGMPIDADIVFDVRFLPNPYYVEELRPMTGLDDEVYQYVMKWKETSTFYKKFSELMMFMLPGYKKEGKSQLTIAIGCTGGQHRSVALAKRLGEDIKENFDYVVYTSHRDAHIESKNKL from the coding sequence ATGCAACAAGTCGATAAAAGTAATGTAAAGAATGAATTGCTCGTTGTTACGGGCATGTCTGGTGCTGGTAAATCAGTAGCTTTACAAGAATTAGAGGATTTAGGATATTTCTGCGTAGATAATTTACCGCCTATATTGTTGCAAAAGTTTGTGGATTTAATGGATCAAGGTAATCCATCATTATCAAAAGTTGCAATTGGTATAGATTTAAGAGGGAAAGACTTTTTTGGTGATTTGAGAGATGAACTTGATTACATCCAAAGCGAAAAAAGAGTCATCGTAGATATCATATTTTTAGAAGCAGATGATAAAAAATTAATTTCAAGATATAAAGAAACGAGAAGAACGCATCCTCTTAGTGAGGAAGGTAGCTTATTATCGGCAATTGAACAAGAACGTGAGCTATTAAGTGATATTAAAGGTATCAGTAATTTTGTTATTGATACGACAGACATGAAACCGAAAGCTTTAAAAGAAGAACTAGTCGAAATGTTTGAAAAAGATCCTTCGACAACGTTCCAAGTTAGAGTATTAAGTTTTGGTTTTAAACACGGTATGCCAATAGACGCAGATATCGTTTTTGATGTTAGATTTTTACCTAATCCTTATTATGTAGAAGAATTAAGACCGATGACAGGATTAGATGATGAAGTTTATCAATATGTTATGAAGTGGAAAGAGACATCAACATTTTACAAAAAATTTAGCGAATTGATGATGTTTATGTTACCAGGATATAAAAAAGAAGGAAAATCTCAGTTAACGATAGCGATAGGCTGTACAGGTGGACAACATCGTTCAGTAGCCCTTGCTAAACGTTTAGGAGAAGATATTAAAGAGAATTTTGATTACGTAGTGTATACGTCACATCGCGATGCACACATCGAAAGTAAAAATAAACTATGA
- the trxB gene encoding thioredoxin-disulfide reductase — MTTQVDYDVIIVGAGPAGMTAAVYASRANLSTVMIERGMPGGQMANTEDVENFPGFDLITGPDLSTKMFSHAQKFGAKYEYGDIKNIEDKGTYKVVNMGDKTLTARAIIIATGAEYKKIGVPGEQELGGRGVSYCAVCDGAFFKGKNLYVIGGGDSAVEEGIFLTKFADKVTIVHRRDELRAQKIIQDRAFKNEKIDFIWNSTLKTINEKDGKVGSVTLVSTEDGSEQEHQADGVFIYIGMKPLTKPFESLGILNENGYIETNDEMETNVPGVYAAGDVREKTLRQIVTATGDGSIAAQNAQAYIESLEDEEQLI, encoded by the coding sequence ATGACTACACAAGTAGATTATGATGTAATTATAGTTGGAGCTGGGCCTGCTGGTATGACTGCTGCAGTTTATGCTTCTAGAGCGAATTTATCAACTGTAATGATAGAACGCGGTATGCCAGGTGGACAAATGGCAAATACAGAAGATGTTGAAAATTTCCCGGGATTTGATTTAATTACTGGTCCAGATTTATCAACTAAAATGTTTTCACATGCACAAAAATTTGGTGCAAAATATGAATATGGTGATATTAAAAATATAGAAGATAAAGGCACATACAAAGTTGTAAACATGGGTGATAAAACATTAACAGCTCGTGCTATTATTATTGCAACTGGTGCTGAATACAAAAAAATCGGTGTACCTGGTGAACAAGAATTAGGTGGCCGTGGTGTAAGTTATTGTGCAGTTTGTGACGGTGCTTTCTTTAAAGGTAAAAACTTATACGTAATTGGTGGCGGAGACTCTGCTGTCGAGGAAGGTATTTTCTTAACAAAATTTGCTGATAAAGTAACAATCGTTCATAGAAGAGATGAATTAAGAGCACAAAAAATCATTCAAGATCGTGCGTTTAAAAATGAAAAAATTGATTTCATTTGGAATTCAACTTTAAAAACAATCAATGAAAAAGATGGCAAAGTTGGCTCTGTAACATTAGTTTCAACAGAAGACGGTTCAGAGCAAGAACATCAAGCTGATGGTGTATTTATCTATATTGGTATGAAACCATTAACTAAACCATTTGAATCATTAGGTATATTAAACGAGAATGGTTATATCGAAACAAATGATGAAATGGAAACAAATGTACCAGGTGTTTACGCTGCAGGCGATGTACGTGAAAAAACACTTCGTCAAATCGTTACAGCGACTGGCGATGGTAGTATTGCAGCACAAAATGCACAAGCATATATCGAATCATTAGAAGACGAAGAACAACTTATATAA
- a CDS encoding tetratricopeptide repeat protein: protein MEDNSNIIHVKFDKDFYYHKAMEKMREQDFAYAGSLFEKALERSPDDFVIIPPYAECLVELNNNIKAEELMFDQIVKDNFVTDYYFYLSQMYMKTNEPNKAFLFGLRYVTEEDDQDYFDEMIQMFEVKYSDQTVVEEEAERFVVQHIFQYLFGNGRLHEANEYLEKQPKALQEDRHIMNLKAMALLYNSNYEEAESLLQTILEDNSSDIYALCHMTLLLYNTEQKDRFNQYLKQLSKLHPINDEESFKLGVVLSYLGKHKASNELLVPLLKKMQSSAPQLHHALSYNFYNLGYEDEARHHWRKFNDYVQSHNQLPPWKIDELKSIIDSQVLPLLKDEDYRYRLYGIFLLSHMKNRELVMSYEVWDVLENLPDYERLYITYTFQNLHLEKLGFIDKGMKLIEQSEYQQYGKELFVSWIEHAEMIIADDKSIELADHYVAASVYIYLKTLNKKVTKKEIQNSFNVSTYRLNKAIKEIVSI from the coding sequence GTGGAAGATAACTCAAATATAATACATGTTAAGTTTGATAAAGACTTCTATTATCATAAAGCAATGGAAAAAATGAGGGAACAAGATTTTGCATACGCCGGGTCTTTATTCGAAAAAGCTCTTGAACGGTCACCTGATGATTTTGTTATCATTCCACCTTATGCTGAATGTCTCGTAGAACTTAACAATAATATAAAAGCAGAAGAACTGATGTTTGATCAAATCGTTAAAGATAATTTTGTTACGGATTATTACTTTTATTTAAGTCAAATGTATATGAAGACGAATGAACCGAATAAGGCATTTTTATTTGGCTTAAGATATGTAACTGAAGAAGACGACCAAGATTACTTTGATGAGATGATTCAAATGTTCGAAGTAAAATATAGTGATCAAACAGTAGTTGAAGAAGAAGCAGAACGATTTGTAGTCCAACACATTTTTCAATATTTGTTTGGAAATGGTAGATTGCATGAAGCAAATGAATATCTTGAAAAACAGCCGAAAGCATTACAAGAAGATAGACATATTATGAATTTAAAGGCGATGGCACTTTTATATAATAGTAACTATGAAGAAGCAGAATCGTTGCTTCAAACGATATTGGAGGATAATTCTTCTGATATATATGCGCTATGCCATATGACTTTACTTTTATATAACACAGAACAGAAAGATCGCTTTAATCAATATTTAAAACAACTAAGCAAGTTGCATCCTATAAATGATGAAGAGTCGTTTAAATTAGGTGTTGTATTGAGTTATCTAGGTAAACATAAAGCCTCTAATGAGCTCTTAGTACCATTATTAAAAAAAATGCAATCTTCAGCGCCACAATTACATCACGCATTAAGTTATAATTTTTATAATTTAGGTTACGAAGATGAAGCAAGACATCATTGGCGAAAATTTAACGACTACGTACAAAGCCACAATCAATTACCCCCGTGGAAAATTGATGAATTGAAATCAATAATAGATAGTCAAGTATTACCATTACTAAAAGACGAAGATTATAGATATAGATTGTACGGTATATTCTTATTAAGTCATATGAAAAATAGAGAACTCGTTATGTCTTATGAAGTTTGGGATGTACTAGAAAATTTACCTGATTACGAACGACTTTATATTACGTATACTTTCCAAAATTTACACTTAGAGAAATTAGGATTCATCGATAAAGGTATGAAACTTATCGAACAGTCAGAATATCAGCAATACGGTAAAGAATTATTTGTATCGTGGATTGAACACGCTGAAATGATTATTGCTGATGATAAATCTATCGAACTCGCTGATCACTATGTGGCAGCATCGGTTTATATTTACTTAAAGACTTTAAATAAAAAAGTAACAAAAAAAGAAATTCAAAATTCATTCAATGTATCAACTTACCGTTTGAATAAAGCGATTAAAGAAATAGTGAGCATATAA
- a CDS encoding acyltransferase: MRALKIKKVSGANPLWKMYQTIRFIKVFKNVIIIEISRYLPSVKLKHWLYRKFLNMKVGQKTAFAFKATPDILYPELISIGENCVIGYNATILCHEYLVEEYRIGRVEIGNHVLIGANATILAGVKIGNHAIVASGTIVTKDVPEGMMAYGNPMQLKKRR; this comes from the coding sequence TTGAGAGCATTAAAAATAAAAAAAGTATCTGGTGCTAATCCTCTGTGGAAAATGTATCAAACAATACGTTTTATAAAAGTATTTAAAAATGTTATTATCATTGAAATTAGTCGATATTTACCAAGTGTAAAATTAAAGCATTGGTTATATCGCAAATTTTTAAATATGAAAGTAGGTCAAAAGACCGCTTTCGCATTTAAAGCAACACCAGATATACTATATCCTGAACTGATATCTATCGGCGAAAATTGTGTTATAGGTTATAATGCAACTATTTTATGTCACGAATATTTAGTTGAAGAATATAGAATTGGTCGTGTTGAAATAGGGAATCATGTATTGATTGGCGCTAATGCAACGATATTAGCTGGGGTTAAAATAGGAAATCATGCAATTGTTGCAAGTGGAACCATTGTCACAAAAGATGTTCCTGAAGGTATGATGGCATATGGAAATCCAATGCAACTTAAAAAGAGGCGGTGA
- the lgt gene encoding prolipoprotein diacylglyceryl transferase, whose protein sequence is MGVLGIDPVAIHLGPLAIRWYGIIIASGILIGYLVAQRKAKKVGIKEESLIDLIIWCVVMAIICARIYYVAFEWQYYSQHVAEIPMIMNGGIAIHGGLIGAFLTGFIICRVKKLSFFQMVDIVAPSIILAQAIGRWGNFMNQEAHGGPVSRGFLENLHIPEFIINQMQIDGIYYQPTFLYESIWNIIGFVLLLLIRPHLKIGETFFAYLIYYSIGRFFIEGLRTDSLMLTEYLRIAQVISIVIIIVSILSIIYRRVRYNPRRFKDVHGYYHN, encoded by the coding sequence ATGGGTGTTTTAGGTATAGATCCAGTAGCCATTCATTTAGGTCCATTAGCGATTAGATGGTATGGTATTATCATTGCTTCTGGTATCTTAATTGGTTACCTTGTCGCTCAAAGAAAAGCGAAAAAGGTAGGAATTAAAGAAGAATCATTAATTGATTTAATTATTTGGTGCGTTGTAATGGCCATTATTTGTGCAAGAATTTATTATGTAGCGTTTGAATGGCAATACTATAGTCAGCATGTAGCTGAGATTCCAATGATTATGAATGGCGGAATTGCAATACATGGTGGTTTAATTGGTGCCTTTTTAACAGGCTTTATAATATGTAGAGTTAAAAAATTATCATTCTTCCAAATGGTAGATATTGTAGCGCCGAGTATTATACTTGCTCAAGCGATTGGAAGATGGGGCAACTTTATGAATCAAGAAGCGCATGGTGGACCAGTTTCACGTGGTTTTTTAGAGAATTTACATATACCAGAGTTTATTATTAATCAAATGCAAATAGACGGCATATACTATCAACCAACTTTTTTATATGAATCTATTTGGAATATCATTGGTTTTGTTCTCTTATTATTAATAAGACCACACTTAAAAATTGGTGAAACGTTCTTTGCATATCTTATATATTATTCTATTGGAAGATTCTTTATTGAAGGATTAAGAACAGATAGTTTAATGCTTACAGAATATTTAAGAATTGCTCAAGTGATTTCAATTGTAATCATTATCGTTTCTATCTTAAGTATTATTTATAGAAGAGTGAGATATAACCCAAGAAGATTTAAAGATGTCCATGGGTATTATCATAATTAA
- the hprK gene encoding HPr(Ser) kinase/phosphatase, translated as MITSSKLIEQFNMEVVAGKAGLHRKITETDLSRPGLEMAGYFSHYSSDRIQVLGTTELSFYNLLPDEEKAGRMAKLCRPETPAIIITRGLEAPEELVLSCNKENTPLLISESSTTKLMGQVTSYLERELAPETSLHGVLVDVYGVGVLITGDSGVGKSETALELVKRGHRLVADDNVEIKEINKNELIGKAPKIIEHLLEIRGLGIINVMTLFGAGSILMEKRIKLNINLETWNKEKIYDRVGLNEETLNILDSKITKKTIPVRPGRNLAVIIEVAAMNYRLNNMGINTAEEFNNRLNAEILKNTRKETE; from the coding sequence ATGATAACAAGCAGTAAATTAATTGAACAATTCAATATGGAAGTCGTTGCGGGAAAAGCAGGACTACATCGTAAAATAACTGAAACTGATTTATCACGTCCTGGTTTAGAGATGGCAGGATATTTTTCACATTATTCTTCAGATAGAATTCAAGTGTTAGGAACAACTGAATTATCTTTTTATAATTTATTACCTGATGAAGAAAAAGCAGGACGTATGGCTAAATTATGTAGACCAGAAACACCTGCAATTATCATCACGCGTGGTTTAGAAGCACCTGAAGAATTAGTGCTGAGCTGTAACAAAGAGAATACACCGCTTCTTATAAGCGAATCTTCAACGACTAAATTAATGGGTCAAGTTACAAGCTATTTAGAACGAGAATTAGCGCCTGAAACGTCATTACATGGTGTTTTAGTCGATGTTTATGGTGTCGGCGTATTAATTACTGGTGATAGTGGTGTTGGTAAAAGTGAAACGGCACTTGAACTTGTAAAACGTGGTCATAGACTTGTTGCAGATGATAATGTAGAAATTAAGGAAATAAACAAAAATGAATTAATCGGAAAAGCACCGAAAATTATCGAGCATCTTTTAGAAATAAGAGGGTTAGGCATTATAAATGTCATGACTTTATTTGGTGCCGGATCTATTTTGATGGAAAAACGTATAAAACTAAATATTAATTTAGAAACGTGGAATAAAGAAAAAATTTACGACAGAGTAGGTTTAAATGAGGAAACTTTAAATATTTTAGATTCTAAAATTACTAAGAAGACGATACCTGTTAGACCTGGTAGAAACTTAGCTGTTATTATCGAAGTAGCAGCAATGAACTATCGTTTAAATAATATGGGTATTAATACTGCTGAAGAATTTAACAATAGATTAAATGCCGAAATATTAAAGAATACTCGTAAGGAGACAGAATAA
- the uvrA gene encoding excinuclease ABC subunit UvrA encodes MKNKSIIVKGARAHNLKDIDIEIPKDQLIVMTGLSGSGKSSLAFDTIYAEGQRRYVESLSAYARQFLGQMDKPDVDLIEGLSPAISIDQKTTSKNPRSTVATVTEIYDYLRLLYARVGRPICPNHGIEIKSQTIQQMVDQVMELEERTKIQILSPIVSGRKGTHKKLIEDIAKKGYARLKVDGVITDVDDVPDLNKNQNHSIDVVIDRLVVKDGIEARLADSLETALQLADGNAVADIIDGDEIKFSEHHACPICGFSVDQLEPRMFSFNNPFGACPSCDGLGMKLTVDLDLVVPDKELSLNDGAILPWQPISSNYYPTLLKQACAHFKIDMDKPFKKLTKKEQNIVLRGHDDEIEFEFNQDYGVKTKRTRTMAFEGVLNNIERRYHDSPSEYVREVMQKYMVEKSCETCNGYRLNEKVLSVKIDGQHIGEVVRYSIQNAIKHFEELDLDETERKIAKLILKEIHERLSFLNNVGLEYLTLNRASGTLSGGEAQRIRLATQIGSRLSGVLYVLDEPSIGLHQRDNDRLIDTLKSMRDMGNTLIVVEHDEDTMKAADYLVDIGPKAGVHGGEVVASGTPEEVMANDNSLTGRYLSGKEKVLVPSKRRKISKRKISVKGATSNNLKNVDVDFPLSVLTCVTGVSGSGKSSLVNEVLYKGLQKQLYNTKTKPGAHKSIKGVNEIEKIIDIDQSPIGRTPRSNPATYTGVFDDIRDVFSQTNEAKVRGYQKGRFSFNVKGGRCEACKGDGIIKIEMHFLPDVYVPCEVCGGKRYNRETLEVTYKGKSISDVLEMTVEDAYHFFESLPKINRKLKTLVDVGLEYVKLGQPATTLSGGEAQRVKLASELHRRSNGKSLYILDEPTTGLHVDDIKRLLSVVNRLVENGDSVIIIEHNLDVIKTADYIIDLGPEGGDGGGEIIATGTPEDIVEVEASYTGKYLKPILKRDRA; translated from the coding sequence ATGAAAAACAAATCCATCATCGTTAAAGGTGCAAGAGCACATAACTTAAAAGATATAGATATAGAAATACCTAAAGACCAACTTATTGTGATGACTGGTCTATCAGGGTCAGGGAAATCATCTTTGGCATTTGATACAATTTACGCAGAAGGACAAAGAAGATATGTAGAATCTTTAAGTGCATACGCGAGACAATTTTTAGGTCAAATGGATAAACCGGATGTAGATTTAATTGAAGGACTATCTCCAGCAATATCTATTGATCAAAAAACAACGAGTAAAAACCCTAGATCTACAGTAGCAACTGTTACTGAGATTTATGATTATTTAAGATTACTTTATGCCAGAGTAGGACGACCAATTTGTCCTAATCATGGAATTGAAATTAAATCACAAACCATCCAACAAATGGTTGACCAAGTAATGGAATTAGAAGAACGTACTAAAATACAAATTTTATCTCCAATCGTTTCAGGACGAAAAGGAACACATAAAAAATTAATCGAAGATATCGCTAAAAAAGGTTATGCAAGATTAAAAGTAGATGGTGTCATTACGGATGTTGATGACGTACCCGATTTAAATAAAAATCAAAACCATTCTATCGATGTTGTGATAGATAGATTAGTAGTTAAAGACGGAATAGAAGCGAGATTAGCCGATTCTTTAGAAACAGCACTACAATTAGCTGATGGTAACGCAGTAGCAGATATCATTGATGGGGATGAAATTAAATTTTCAGAACATCATGCTTGTCCTATTTGTGGCTTTTCAGTAGATCAACTTGAACCTAGAATGTTTTCATTTAATAATCCATTCGGTGCTTGTCCATCATGTGACGGTTTAGGTATGAAATTGACAGTGGACTTAGATTTAGTTGTGCCTGACAAGGAACTGAGTTTAAATGACGGCGCTATTTTACCTTGGCAACCCATTAGTTCAAATTATTATCCTACACTTTTGAAACAAGCATGTGCGCATTTTAAAATCGATATGGATAAACCTTTTAAAAAATTAACAAAAAAAGAACAAAATATCGTATTACGCGGTCATGATGATGAAATTGAATTTGAATTCAACCAAGATTATGGTGTTAAAACAAAACGTACAAGAACGATGGCGTTTGAAGGTGTATTAAATAATATCGAAAGACGTTATCATGATTCTCCTTCAGAATATGTAAGAGAAGTAATGCAAAAATATATGGTCGAAAAATCATGTGAAACTTGTAATGGTTATCGTTTAAACGAAAAAGTATTATCAGTTAAAATAGACGGTCAACATATAGGTGAAGTCGTGAGATATTCTATTCAAAATGCGATTAAACATTTTGAAGAATTAGACTTAGACGAAACAGAAAGAAAGATTGCGAAGTTAATTTTAAAAGAAATTCATGAAAGACTTTCATTCTTAAATAATGTTGGTTTAGAATATTTAACTTTAAATCGTGCTTCAGGAACATTATCAGGTGGGGAAGCACAACGTATTCGATTAGCTACACAAATTGGTTCAAGACTGTCAGGTGTGCTTTATGTACTTGATGAACCTTCAATTGGTTTACATCAAAGAGATAACGATCGCTTGATTGATACATTGAAATCAATGAGAGATATGGGGAATACATTAATTGTTGTAGAACACGATGAAGATACAATGAAGGCAGCAGACTATCTCGTTGATATTGGACCTAAAGCTGGTGTTCACGGCGGTGAAGTAGTAGCGAGTGGTACGCCTGAAGAAGTGATGGCGAATGACAATTCTTTAACAGGCAGATATTTAAGCGGTAAAGAAAAAGTTTTAGTACCGTCTAAACGTAGAAAAATTTCAAAACGTAAAATATCAGTTAAAGGCGCTACTAGCAATAATTTGAAAAATGTTGATGTAGATTTCCCATTGTCAGTATTGACGTGTGTTACAGGTGTTTCTGGTTCAGGTAAAAGTTCATTAGTAAATGAAGTGTTATATAAAGGTTTACAAAAACAATTGTATAATACGAAAACAAAACCAGGTGCTCATAAATCTATAAAAGGTGTTAATGAGATTGAAAAAATCATTGATATCGACCAATCTCCAATAGGTAGAACACCACGTTCTAATCCTGCAACTTATACAGGTGTATTTGACGATATTAGAGATGTGTTTAGCCAAACGAATGAAGCTAAAGTAAGAGGATACCAAAAAGGTAGATTTAGTTTTAACGTTAAAGGTGGCCGTTGTGAAGCTTGTAAAGGCGATGGTATCATCAAAATTGAAATGCATTTCTTACCTGATGTATACGTACCATGTGAAGTTTGTGGTGGAAAAAGGTATAATAGAGAAACATTAGAAGTTACCTATAAAGGTAAGAGTATTTCTGATGTATTAGAAATGACTGTGGAAGATGCATATCACTTCTTTGAGAGCTTACCAAAGATAAATAGAAAATTAAAAACACTTGTAGATGTAGGTCTTGAGTATGTTAAATTAGGACAACCCGCAACAACATTATCTGGTGGGGAAGCGCAACGTGTGAAACTTGCATCAGAACTTCATAGACGTTCTAATGGTAAATCATTATACATTCTAGATGAACCGACAACAGGTTTACATGTAGATGATATTAAACGATTGCTTAGCGTAGTAAACAGACTAGTAGAAAATGGTGACTCTGTCATAATCATAGAACATAATTTAGATGTCATTAAAACAGCAGACTATATTATAGATTTAGGTCCTGAAGGTGGAGATGGTGGCGGTGAAATTATAGCTACTGGTACACCTGAAGATATAGTAGAAGTTGAAGCATCTTATACGGGTAAATATTTAAAGCCGATTTTGAAAAGAGATCGTGCTTAA
- the uvrB gene encoding excinuclease ABC subunit UvrB produces MQHFPFKIHSDYTPQGDQPEAIKALVKGIKDGKRHQTLLGATGTGKTFTMSNVIKQVGKPTLIIAHNKTLAGQLYSEFKEFFPENRVEYFVSYYDYYQPEAYVPQTDTFIEKDASINDEIDKLRHSATSALFERDDVVVIASVSCIYGLGNPEEYRDLVVSTRVGMEMERNELLRKLVDNQYSRNDIDFKRGTFRVRGDVVEIFPASRDELCVRVEFFGDEIDRIREVNYLTGEVMAEREHFLFYPASHFVTREEKMKEAIERIEKELKERLEELRKDNKLLEAQRLEQRTNYDLEMMKEMGFCSGIENYSVHLTLRPKGSTPYTLLDYFGDDWLVMVDESHVTIPQIRGMYNGDQARKNVLVEHGFRLPSALDNRPLKFEEFDQKTKQLVYVSATPGPYEIEHTDEMVEQIIRPTGLLDPVIEVRPSKNQIDDLMEEIAGRVESNERVLITTLTKKMSEDLTTYLKEAGVKVNYLHSEIKTLERIEIIRDLRMGVYDVLVGINLLREGLDIPEVSLVTILDADKEGFLRSERSLIQTIGRAARNDKGKVIMYADKITDSMRTALDETNRRRETQKAYNEEHNITPQTINKKIRDVISATVETDEVNDKDKKKAPKKLTKKEREKTIERIEKEMKDAAKELDFEKASELRDVLFELKAER; encoded by the coding sequence ATGCAACATTTTCCTTTTAAAATACATTCTGATTACACCCCACAAGGTGATCAGCCAGAAGCTATCAAGGCACTTGTTAAAGGTATAAAGGATGGTAAAAGACATCAAACGTTACTTGGTGCGACAGGTACTGGTAAAACTTTTACAATGAGTAATGTTATTAAACAAGTGGGTAAACCGACATTAATTATAGCCCATAATAAAACGCTAGCGGGTCAACTTTATAGTGAGTTTAAAGAATTTTTTCCGGAAAATCGTGTTGAATATTTTGTAAGTTATTATGATTATTATCAACCTGAAGCGTATGTGCCACAAACAGATACGTTTATTGAAAAGGATGCTTCTATCAATGACGAAATTGATAAGTTACGTCACTCTGCTACAAGTGCATTATTTGAACGTGACGATGTTGTCGTTATAGCGAGTGTAAGTTGCATTTATGGTTTAGGTAATCCTGAAGAATATCGAGATTTAGTTGTAAGCACAAGAGTTGGTATGGAAATGGAAAGAAACGAATTGCTTAGAAAGCTCGTTGATAACCAATATTCCCGTAATGATATAGATTTTAAACGTGGAACATTTAGAGTACGTGGAGATGTAGTTGAAATTTTCCCGGCTTCTCGTGATGAATTGTGTGTTAGAGTTGAATTTTTTGGTGATGAAATTGACCGCATTAGAGAAGTGAACTATTTGACTGGCGAAGTAATGGCTGAAAGAGAGCATTTTCTATTTTATCCAGCATCTCACTTCGTAACTCGCGAAGAAAAGATGAAAGAAGCTATTGAACGTATTGAAAAAGAACTTAAAGAACGATTAGAAGAATTAAGGAAAGATAATAAATTACTAGAAGCACAACGTTTAGAACAAAGAACGAATTATGACTTGGAAATGATGAAAGAAATGGGATTTTGTTCAGGTATTGAGAACTATTCCGTTCACTTAACACTTCGTCCAAAAGGTTCCACACCATATACTTTATTAGATTATTTTGGTGATGATTGGTTAGTTATGGTAGATGAATCCCATGTAACCATTCCGCAAATACGTGGTATGTATAATGGTGACCAAGCTAGAAAAAATGTGCTCGTTGAACATGGATTTAGATTACCGAGTGCCTTAGATAATAGACCTCTTAAATTTGAAGAGTTTGATCAAAAGACTAAACAACTTGTTTATGTTTCAGCAACGCCTGGACCATATGAAATAGAGCATACTGACGAAATGGTTGAACAAATCATTAGACCGACTGGCTTATTAGATCCAGTTATAGAAGTTAGACCTTCTAAAAATCAAATTGATGATTTAATGGAAGAAATAGCAGGACGCGTTGAAAGTAACGAACGTGTGTTAATTACGACATTAACTAAAAAAATGAGTGAAGACTTAACTACTTATTTAAAAGAAGCGGGAGTTAAAGTAAATTACTTACACTCAGAAATAAAAACGCTTGAACGTATTGAAATTATTAGAGATTTAAGAATGGGTGTTTATGATGTACTCGTAGGTATAAACCTTTTAAGAGAAGGGTTAGATATACCAGAAGTATCGCTTGTAACAATATTAGATGCCGATAAAGAAGGCTTTTTAAGATCAGAACGTTCACTGATACAAACGATTGGACGTGCTGCACGTAATGACAAAGGTAAAGTTATTATGTATGCAGATAAAATAACAGATTCAATGAGAACAGCTTTAGATGAAACGAACAGACGTAGAGAAACGCAAAAAGCATACAACGAAGAACATAATATTACACCACAAACGATTAATAAGAAAATACGTGATGTCATATCTGCAACAGTTGAAACAGATGAAGTTAATGATAAAGATAAGAAAAAAGCGCCTAAGAAACTTACGAAAAAAGAAAGAGAAAAAACAATCGAGCGCATAGAAAAAGAAATGAAAGATGCTGCGAAAGAATTAGATTTTGAAAAAGCATCTGAATTAAGAGATGTATTATTTGAATTAAAAGCAGAAAGGTGA
- a CDS encoding CsbA family protein yields the protein MIWPILALFLPCLMVIIFTQIVQNKWIGFFVSTIIIGASVYKGFFHNEIIILLDVISLVVGFYIVDTFKIDKIESR from the coding sequence ATGATTTGGCCGATTCTAGCTTTGTTTCTCCCGTGTTTAATGGTGATTATTTTCACGCAAATAGTCCAAAATAAATGGATTGGATTTTTCGTATCCACAATTATAATAGGGGCATCAGTATATAAAGGATTCTTTCATAATGAAATCATTATACTACTAGACGTGATTAGTTTAGTTGTAGGATTCTATATAGTGGATACATTTAAAATAGATAAAATTGAATCAAGATAA